A stretch of DNA from Arthrobacter globiformis:
GGTGGAGCCGGTGAAGGAGACCTTCCGCAGCCGCGGGTCCTTGAGTAGCGGCCCGGAGATCCCGGAGGCGCTGGCGGATGAGACGACGTTGAGGACGCCGGCGGGCAGGCCGGCGTCGAGCATGGTCTGCGCGAACAGCTGCGCCGTCAATGGTGTGAGCTTGGCCGGTTTCAGAACCATGGTGCAGCCGGCCGCGACGGCGGGGGCGACCTTGCGGGTGGCCATCGCGAGCGGGAAGTTCCACGGCGTGATCAGCAGGCAGGGCCGACGGGTTTGTGCTGGACGAGGATCTTGTTCTTGCCCTCGGGGGTGGTGAGGTAGCGGCCGTAGTCGCGGACGGTTTCTTCGGAGAACCAGCGCAGGAACTCGGCGCCGTAGGTGACTTCGCCGCGGGCTTCGGCCAGCGGTTTGCCCATCTCCAGGGTCATCAGGAGCGCGAAGTCCTCGGCCCGCTCGGTGACCAGGTCAAAGGCCCGGCGCAGGATCTCCGCCCGCACCCTGGGCGCGGTCCGCGCCCAGGACGCCTGGGCGGCGTCGGCGGCGTCCAAAGCGGCAACGGCGTCGTCACTGGTGGCCGAGGCGAGGGTTGCGAGCACCCCACCTGTGGCGGGATCGTGCACATCGAATGTGCCGCCGTCGGATGACTCGCGCCACTGCCCTCCAATCAGCAGGCCCGTAGGGACGCTATTGAGCAGTTCAGGCTCGGTAAGTGTGGGGACAGTCAATTTTTTCCGTTCATTGAGCAGCACCGGCGATGCGGCGGGGATTAATGCCTGCGGCAGGGCCAAAGGCGACCTAGTAGGCCTTGACTCTTTGCTCGACCACTAGATGGATGAGCGCAAAGATACGGTCTTCATCGATAGCGTTCAGTGCCGCTGCAATTGCGGCTGGGATGTCATCATCGCGGTCGACTTTGATGCCGAACCCACCGAAGGCTTGCGCCATGAGCGCGAATTCAGGGTTCTTCAACTGGGTTCCGGACACTCGTTCCGGGTAGTGCCGTTCCTGGTGGGTGCGGATGGTTCCATATTCCTGATTGTCCATGACGATGACCAAGGGGGTGGCGCCGTATTGGGCGGCGGTGGCCAGTTCCTGGCCGTTCATGAGGAATTCGCCATCCCCTGCGATGGTCACGATGCGCCGGCCTGGGTATTCCAGGGATGCGGCGATGGCGGAGGGGACGGAGTAGCCCATGGAGCCGTTTCGGGCACTGATCATGGACGCGTAGCGCTGGGTGGGGAAGTAGCGGTGTGCCCAGTTGGTGTGCTCGCCGGCGCCGAGGGTGACTATCGCGTCATGGGGGAGGGTTGGCACGAGGTTGGCCATCAAGGTGTCCATTCGGGCATGGCCGAGGGTAGGCCTCGCTTGGGGGAGCGCGGCGAAGGATTCCTGCTCGGTGCGCATCCGTGCCGTCCAGGCTTTCCATTCGTCCTTGACTGGGAGTTCGATCTTTGCGAGGTCGCGGATGAACACGTCGGGCTTGGCGACGATCTGGTAGGAGACTGGCCCTGACCTGCCTCGGAGCGAGGGGTCGATCGTGACAAGAAAGTTCTTCTTGGCCCAGTCCTGCCGGCACAGGAAGCCGTCGGTGATGACATCACCTGGGACGGTACCGACAAAGATCAGCAGGTCCGTCTCTTCGAGCAGGTCATAAGTGGGACGAGGGCGACCGTAACCGATGGGACCGACGTAGGACGGGGAACTGAACGGAACAGTCCCTTGGGTCCGCCATTCCGCCGCTGCTGGAATATGGTGCTTTTCCAACCAGGCGGTGAGCTGTTCGGCACCCTCCTGGGTCCAGTCGTTTCCACCGGTGACGAACAGTGGCTTGGTCGATGCTGCCAGGGCCGAGGACAGGGCGTCGGAGTCCACTGTAGTCATGCCTCCGGTGGCCACAGGGATTGGCGGGTGAAGTTCGGCAGGGATCTGTTGCCTGATGACGTCCTCGGGCAGCCCGATAACGACGGGGCCGGGCCGGCCGTTCATGGCTGCGAACATGGCCTCGGCGACGATCTCGGAAGCGCGCTCTGCGTGATCCAGAACCATGACGCGCTTAGCTCCGGTATCGAACCAGGCTTTGATGTCGAATTCCTGGAAAGCTTCACGGTCCCGGCGTGCGAAAGGAATCAGACCCACGAACAGCACCATCGGCGTTGAATCCTGCCACGCCGTGTGCAGTCCGACATGTGCGTTGGCCGCACCCGGGCCTCGGGTCACCATGGCAATGCCAGGCATCTGGTTCATTTTGCCGTCAGCTTCGGCCATGTAGGTGGCCCCGCCCTCGTGGCGGCAGACGATGGTCTCGATCGTCGAGTCGTGAAGCCCGTCAAGTACATCCAGGAAGCTCTCGCCGGGGACAACGTGTGCCCGCCTGATGCCGTGTGCGACAAGCGAATCAACAATGACGTGTCCTGCTGATTTATGGGTTTGCCCGTCCTGGCTGACTGGGGGCGTTTCCACTGCCGCGGTCACTTACTCACCGCCTCGTTCTGGAGGACAGCGATTGCCCTCCCTGGGTGGCGTGCTGGTTGGCATGGGGGAAGTGGATTGGCCAATGTCGACTCCATCGTCATGCAGCTGATGCTGCTGCTCAATTTCACAAACGAAAATAATGTCTTCTGCTGGTACCTGACAGATGCACCAAGAAGCGCGGGTGCCAGCTCCAGCTGGTACCCGCGCTTCTTGGAGGAACACTTCTAGCGAGTGACTCCGTGCATCTCGGAGGTCGGCGGGTAGAAGGGAATCTCCGGCTTTTTCGCACCGATGATTACGCAGATCAGCGCGTCGTCTTCGCTGACAGTGCGAAGGCTCCGCGGCACGCCTGCAGGAACACGAATGAGGTCGCGGTAGCCCAAAACACGGCTGGCCTTCTTGGTGCCGTCCTCGACATCGTGGACGCTGAACTCCACCTGTCCCTCGAGGACAAAGAATACTTCTTCGACGTCAGGGTGAGTGTGCTCAGGTCCTACGCATCCGGCAGGCAGAACCATGTTGGAGAACGTGAAGTGTTCGGCCTGCAGGATGTTGTTGTCATCCGAGTGGTCCCCGGTCGCTCCGGAGCCGATGTAGCGGACCTGGCCACGCCGGAATTTGTCTCCCATTTTCGTCTGGAACTTCAGAGTGTCGAAGTCAACGACGCGGCTCTCACGGGACGCGATAGACGAATCGATGAGCTCTTCAAGATCTGTTGTCGGTGCACTTACGGTTTCGCTCATTGTTAAACCTCTCGGACTGGGGCGATGTAAACCAAGAACTGGTAGCAAGGCTAGGGAGCAAGTCCCTCAACTCTAACTATCTCAACACTAAGGTAGATTCCACCAAGTAACAAGACTTTGAGTGAAATTAGACTGAGTTAATTGATTGCTGGAAAGCTCAGTGTTAAGATGCACTATCCACATGTAAAGGACAGGGCCATGTCTGACGAAACAACTGAAGCTGACGCTATCGACCGCATCTTGGCGGATTGGCTGCGTGAACGGCCGGACTTGGACGCGAGCTCCATCGGCGTCCTCGGGCGGCTCATGCGGCTGGCCAATCAGATCCGCGCTGTCGAAAGTTCCTACTTTGATGAGTACGGGCTGACACTTGCGTCCTTCGACGTCCTGGCCAACCTGCGCCGCTCCGGGCCACCTCATCGGAAGACTGCCGGGGAGCTCGCAACCTCGTCCATGCTCACGACCGGTGGCATTACTTTCCGGTTGGACAGGATGGAGGAGCAAAACCTCATCGAGAGAGTTCGAACCCGCGAAGACCGCCGGGTTGTCTACGCCCAGCTCACCGCTCATGGCAAGGCAGTTATCGATGAGGCATTCGGCAAGCACCTGGACAAGCAACGTCAGATGTTGAGCGGCCTGACGTCGTCGGAACTCGACCAACTCGCAGCGTTGCTTAAGAAGACAGAGGCATCGGTGGTCGCATTTGATCTCAATGCGCTGGAAGCGGTTGGCCCAAACTCCTGAAACTCCCTTTTTCGTTGCGTCAGGGTTTGGTTGGTGGCATCCTTGGCCTTCACGGACGCCGCGTATGCCTGGAGGAGAGGGAACTGCGCGAAGGTCACTTTGCATTGGGCCTGAGGTGTAACGGAGCCTGATTTGCCGCTGCTCCTGGCGCGCTTCTGACCGGAAGGATCGCAGATGCGCAGGGGCGGCTTAACGCCCGACGCGACGCCGGGGTCAGCAGTTCGGTGCCGTTGCTGTGCTCATATCAGTCCGCCCCGGCCCCCGATAACGGATTCCAGAGATCGTAGTACCGCGAACGGCACTACTCCGCTCGTCCTCGGATTGTCCTCAGAAGGCTTGTTGCGGATTTCAAATCGGTATTCTCCGATGTTTCCAGAGGCTTCAATGACGTGGCTGGTGAGTTCCGCTGCGGGGTCTGCCCTTACTCTGACTGTCACAGCGTCCCAGTTGTTAACAGCGATAGCGACGGCGGCGCCGGCGTTTAGGGACTTCGGGAACAACATTGCCGCTTCAGCGGCCGATCCTTCATAAACGTCCAGTGGGCCACGGGCGTTGCGTATCTCCTCAACCAAAGCCTCGTTCATCCAAGGCTGGACAAGGGAGCCCGGCAACTTCGTCGTCGTAATCGTGACCTTGTCATAGCCATCCGCACGGGCACCTGAGGACAAAAGGTCAAGACCCCCGACTGCGCCGGATGTCAGGAAGAGCCGGCCTGGCCCGGCGGCGTGGAGCCGTTCTGCGAATTCTCTATCTGCCAGGGCGCCAATAGAGGTCACGAGCAGGTCAACACCTGCCCGGAGCACGTCCTCAGCGTGCTCGACGAGTGCTTCCTGACCTGCACATTCGACCAGTAAGTCGCAGCGTTCCAGAGCCTCCGCCAGGTCCAGCTGTTTCACCGGAACATTAGTGAGCGGGCTTCGGGAAATAATTCCTTCCAAGACAGCCCCTGCGACCCGTCCCGCACTGATCCCAGCGACGACGGGTACGCCGATGGCGCCGTAACCGATAACTCCGACCCGGCAGGTGGGTGTTGACTTCATGATGTCCTTCGAGTCTTGATTAGGTAGTTGGTTCCGCTCGCGCATGTGGTTTACGAAGCGCAGTGTGGAGCACATTCTCGCCACGTTCAAACGCACTTGTGTTCGCTCGAACACCACTCTGAACTGCGGGGCGATTTCACACGCTACTCAGCGCTTGGTGGGGGGAAGGTTGGTTTCCCTCCGAAAGCCGGAATTGCTGACGGTAGTCCGGCTTTCGGAGAGTCAGAACTGGAATAGACGTATCTAGCAAGCCCGTGTACCTAGGGCACCCTGGCACTAATCCCGCTGGTGAGCAGCCCCGACAAGCCTTGTGCTTCGATTTCCACCGTTAGCCCCGTCTTCGACGAGACGGCTAACCTCCACCAGGGTGGACGGTCAGCAGCATCGGGTCATCCATTTACAGCCCGTCTCCTCTGAGGATGGCGGCCTGCTTTTCTGCGTCGGCTTCGTAGACGCGCCTGATCCGTGCGACGCCGAGGTCGTGCTGGTAGAGGTGTTCGTCTTTGTCAGCGTCGCCGGCGAGTGCTTCGAGTACTTCCCGGTCCTGTTCCAGGACTGCCCAGTGTTTTTCTTCAAGGATCGTCTTGTACATGAACCGCCAGACGTCGCGCTCCCAGTCCGAGACGGTGCGGGTGCGCCAGTGGAAAATCGCCGAGTTGTTTGCATCAATGGGAGTGGCCATGCCGACGATGCCAAAAGTCCCGCCGGGTCCTGCGGACTCGGCATAGGGGATTTCCAGATCGACGTAGTCCATGGCCTCGCGGCAGTATTCGACCCAGTCGAAGTTCACGCCCCGCTGGTCCGTCTTTTCAAAGAAGAAGCCTCGGTCAGTTTCGCGGATTCGGAAGCGGGCGCTGGTGTCTCCACCGAACATGGAGTGTGAGTCGCGGTGGAGGAAAGCACCGTGCATCGGATCCAGGACGTTGTCCATGTAGAAGCGCCAGGGCCCCTTCCATTCGGCGAAGTTCGAGAACCAGGAAACGTCCGGATTGTCCAGGCGGTCCGGCAGCTTGAACTCCGTTACCTCGGAGTCAGCTGTCAGTGGCATGAACGCGAAGATGGTGTCGGCTGCTTCTGCAACTGCCAGCGAGGTGGTAACGGTTCGGCCCTCGAGGGCACATCCGGGCATGCCGGGAACGGAGACGACCATGCCGTCTCCATCGACCTGTACACCGTGATATTTGCAGGCAACACGGTCTCCGAGGTGCTGACCGACGGAGAGGGGGGCACTGCGGTGGGGGCAGCGGTCCTCGAGCATGCGAATACGTCCGGTGGCGTCGCGGAACAGCAGCCAGTCCACACCCAGGCGCTTAACCTTGACCATGTCCCCAACGCCGACGAAGCGGGAGGGGTAGATGGGGTACCAGCGGTCCCGCAGCCCCATGGCTGCCAGTTCTTTGGCATCGACTTCGTGGCGGACGCCGACGACGTTTTTTGTCTTGCTCTTCCCGCTGGCGGGACGTGCGGTTTGTGTTGTGGTTGTCATTTCTTATTCTCCCAGTCGTCGCATTTCGGCGCGGAAACGGGCTTCGTCCCACGGGTTGCCATCCGGAGCATTGAGACCAAGGCCATTCAGACCTGTAACCACCCCTGGCAGATCTTTTGTGCCGCCGGCGAACACCTCGCTCAGTGCCCCGGCGAGTTTCTTCTCGTAGGGAGTTGCAGGCCTGGTCAAAGCCTGGTTCGGTTCTAGGTACTGTTCAGGCATGGAAGTCCTCCTCGGGTTCGGCGAAGGTGTGCAGGCCTTCGGCGATGTTCATGAATGATGTGGCCCACTCGTTGAAAGAGTCAGCCCGTGTTCGGTGTGCGGGGACGGCGGTGTTTTCGATGATGACGAAGACGCCGTTGTCGATTCCTCCGGCGATGCTTTGCGGCTCGGCAATGTCGGTGTCTGCCTGCGGCACGGCGGCGATAACCAGCGATGGTGCCTGAACGAGCTGGAGCGAATGTGCATAGCCCTCGATGGAGGTGTCAACCTCCGGGTCTCCAAGAATCAGGCTTTTGACCAGCTCGGGATAACGGCCGGCGAGCACGATTGTGCCGTAGGCGGCACG
This window harbors:
- a CDS encoding aspartate dehydrogenase domain-containing protein, yielding MRERNQLPNQDSKDIMKSTPTCRVGVIGYGAIGVPVVAGISAGRVAGAVLEGIISRSPLTNVPVKQLDLAEALERCDLLVECAGQEALVEHAEDVLRAGVDLLVTSIGALADREFAERLHAAGPGRLFLTSGAVGGLDLLSSGARADGYDKVTITTTKLPGSLVQPWMNEALVEEIRNARGPLDVYEGSAAEAAMLFPKSLNAGAAVAIAVNNWDAVTVRVRADPAAELTSHVIEASGNIGEYRFEIRNKPSEDNPRTSGVVPFAVLRSLESVIGGRGGLI
- a CDS encoding cupin domain-containing protein, whose protein sequence is MSETVSAPTTDLEELIDSSIASRESRVVDFDTLKFQTKMGDKFRRGQVRYIGSGATGDHSDDNNILQAEHFTFSNMVLPAGCVGPEHTHPDVEEVFFVLEGQVEFSVHDVEDGTKKASRVLGYRDLIRVPAGVPRSLRTVSEDDALICVIIGAKKPEIPFYPPTSEMHGVTR
- a CDS encoding MarR family winged helix-turn-helix transcriptional regulator, yielding MSDETTEADAIDRILADWLRERPDLDASSIGVLGRLMRLANQIRAVESSYFDEYGLTLASFDVLANLRRSGPPHRKTAGELATSSMLTTGGITFRLDRMEEQNLIERVRTREDRRVVYAQLTAHGKAVIDEAFGKHLDKQRQMLSGLTSSELDQLAALLKKTEASVVAFDLNALEAVGPNS
- a CDS encoding Rieske 2Fe-2S domain-containing protein encodes the protein MTTTTQTARPASGKSKTKNVVGVRHEVDAKELAAMGLRDRWYPIYPSRFVGVGDMVKVKRLGVDWLLFRDATGRIRMLEDRCPHRSAPLSVGQHLGDRVACKYHGVQVDGDGMVVSVPGMPGCALEGRTVTTSLAVAEAADTIFAFMPLTADSEVTEFKLPDRLDNPDVSWFSNFAEWKGPWRFYMDNVLDPMHGAFLHRDSHSMFGGDTSARFRIRETDRGFFFEKTDQRGVNFDWVEYCREAMDYVDLEIPYAESAGPGGTFGIVGMATPIDANNSAIFHWRTRTVSDWERDVWRFMYKTILEEKHWAVLEQDREVLEALAGDADKDEHLYQHDLGVARIRRVYEADAEKQAAILRGDGL
- a CDS encoding alpha/beta fold hydrolase, giving the protein MAAYDAQSWENFDGAFLGATVTEDQLEEWVSAAAAALRDGGVTPVHLVASGRAAYGTIVLAGRYPELVKSLILGDPEVDTSIEGYAHSLQLVQAPSLVIAAVPQADTDIAEPQSIAGGIDNGVFVIIENTAVPAHRTRADSFNEWATSFMNIAEGLHTFAEPEEDFHA
- a CDS encoding thiamine pyrophosphate-dependent enzyme; this encodes MTAAVETPPVSQDGQTHKSAGHVIVDSLVAHGIRRAHVVPGESFLDVLDGLHDSTIETIVCRHEGGATYMAEADGKMNQMPGIAMVTRGPGAANAHVGLHTAWQDSTPMVLFVGLIPFARRDREAFQEFDIKAWFDTGAKRVMVLDHAERASEIVAEAMFAAMNGRPGPVVIGLPEDVIRQQIPAELHPPIPVATGGMTTVDSDALSSALAASTKPLFVTGGNDWTQEGAEQLTAWLEKHHIPAAAEWRTQGTVPFSSPSYVGPIGYGRPRPTYDLLEETDLLIFVGTVPGDVITDGFLCRQDWAKKNFLVTIDPSLRGRSGPVSYQIVAKPDVFIRDLAKIELPVKDEWKAWTARMRTEQESFAALPQARPTLGHARMDTLMANLVPTLPHDAIVTLGAGEHTNWAHRYFPTQRYASMISARNGSMGYSVPSAIAASLEYPGRRIVTIAGDGEFLMNGQELATAAQYGATPLVIVMDNQEYGTIRTHQERHYPERVSGTQLKNPEFALMAQAFGGFGIKVDRDDDIPAAIAAALNAIDEDRIFALIHLVVEQRVKAY
- a CDS encoding recombinase-like helix-turn-helix domain-containing protein codes for the protein MPEQYLEPNQALTRPATPYEKKLAGALSEVFAGGTKDLPGVVTGLNGLGLNAPDGNPWDEARFRAEMRRLGE